In Musa acuminata AAA Group cultivar baxijiao chromosome BXJ2-8, Cavendish_Baxijiao_AAA, whole genome shotgun sequence, one genomic interval encodes:
- the LOC103994194 gene encoding ethylene-responsive transcription factor-like protein At4g13040 isoform X2, translating to MVSIRRRRYLGLCSGKSSFPVVLPRPIENGNAVESPTQQVKPVSVHPMRLVDTSLKKLVAKSETYPGSSSASGLITSKEEPNHYYPGKEIKRRKRHRRKHYEDQEPCIMRGVYFKNMKWQAAIKVDKKQIHLGTVGSQEDAARLYDRAAFMCGREPNFELTEEEKQELRQYNWEEFLAMTRSAINNKKHQRKLGARRRNKSETQISNNWEKEDGTPASSMSEDDEEDVDADTSVL from the exons ATGGTTAGCATACGGCGAAGAAGATATCTGGGGCTCTGTTCTG GAAAAAGTTCCTTTCCTGTTGTGCTCCCTAGGCCGATCGAGAATGGCAATGCTGTGGAAAGTCCTACTCAACAAGTCAAGCCAGTCAGTGTGCATCCCATGCGCTTAGTTGATACAAGCCTTAAAAAACTG GTAGCTAAGTCTGAAACATATCCTGGATCCTCAAGTGCATCTGGCTTGATCACATCCAAGGAGGAGCCAAACCATTATTACCCTG GTAAAGAAATAAAACGCAGAAAGCGACACAGGAGGAAGCACTACGAAGACCAGGAACCATGTATAATGAGGGGGGTTTATTTCAAAAATATGAAATGGCAGGCAGCAATAAAAGTTGACAAGAAACAGATTCACTTGGGGACTGTTGGATCTCAGGAAGACGCTGCTCGATTGTATGACAG AGCAGCTTTCATGTGTGGGAGAGAACCCAATTTTGAGCTCACGGAGGAGGAGAAACAGGAACTAAGACAGTACAACTGGGAAGAGTTCTTGGCGATGACCCGCAGTGCAATCAACAACAAGA AGCACCAAAGAAAGCTTGGTGCACGGAGGCGAAACAAATCCGAGACTCAGATTTCCAACAACTGGGAAAAGGAGGATGGCACCCCTGCTTCATCCATGTCCGAGGACGATGAAGAAGATGTTGACGCCGATACATCAGTCTTGTGA
- the LOC103994194 gene encoding ethylene-responsive transcription factor-like protein At4g13040 isoform X1 has translation MRWQDKLDLAGEYHLNEQSLGAVSHAGSPKSGVSFTSEQSAMVSIRRRRYLGLCSGKSSFPVVLPRPIENGNAVESPTQQVKPVSVHPMRLVDTSLKKLVAKSETYPGSSSASGLITSKEEPNHYYPGKEIKRRKRHRRKHYEDQEPCIMRGVYFKNMKWQAAIKVDKKQIHLGTVGSQEDAARLYDRAAFMCGREPNFELTEEEKQELRQYNWEEFLAMTRSAINNKKHQRKLGARRRNKSETQISNNWEKEDGTPASSMSEDDEEDVDADTSVL, from the exons ATGCGTTGGCAAGACAAACTTGATTTGGCTGGGGAATACCATCTGAATGAACAATCACTTGGTGCTGTCTCTCATGCTGGTTCTCCAAAATCTGGTGTTTCAT tCACATCAGAGCAGTCAGCGATGGTTAGCATACGGCGAAGAAGATATCTGGGGCTCTGTTCTG GAAAAAGTTCCTTTCCTGTTGTGCTCCCTAGGCCGATCGAGAATGGCAATGCTGTGGAAAGTCCTACTCAACAAGTCAAGCCAGTCAGTGTGCATCCCATGCGCTTAGTTGATACAAGCCTTAAAAAACTG GTAGCTAAGTCTGAAACATATCCTGGATCCTCAAGTGCATCTGGCTTGATCACATCCAAGGAGGAGCCAAACCATTATTACCCTG GTAAAGAAATAAAACGCAGAAAGCGACACAGGAGGAAGCACTACGAAGACCAGGAACCATGTATAATGAGGGGGGTTTATTTCAAAAATATGAAATGGCAGGCAGCAATAAAAGTTGACAAGAAACAGATTCACTTGGGGACTGTTGGATCTCAGGAAGACGCTGCTCGATTGTATGACAG AGCAGCTTTCATGTGTGGGAGAGAACCCAATTTTGAGCTCACGGAGGAGGAGAAACAGGAACTAAGACAGTACAACTGGGAAGAGTTCTTGGCGATGACCCGCAGTGCAATCAACAACAAGA AGCACCAAAGAAAGCTTGGTGCACGGAGGCGAAACAAATCCGAGACTCAGATTTCCAACAACTGGGAAAAGGAGGATGGCACCCCTGCTTCATCCATGTCCGAGGACGATGAAGAAGATGTTGACGCCGATACATCAGTCTTGTGA
- the LOC135580810 gene encoding serine hydroxymethyltransferase 4-like, which yields MESVSEWGLSPLSVVDPEIRDLIEHEKRRQSHGIELIASENFTSFAVIEALGSALTNKYSEGMPGNRYYGGNEHIDAIENLCRSRALSAYRLDPAKWGVNVQPYSGSPANFAAYTALLNPHDRIMGLDLPSGGHLTHGYYTSGGKKISATSIYFESLPYKVSPVTGYIDYEKLEEKALDFRPKLIICGGSAYPRDWDYARFRSIAEKCGALLLCDMAHISGLVAAQEAANPFEFCDVVTTTTHKSLRGPRSGIIFYRKGPKPPKKGQPENAVYDFEDKINFAVFPALQGGPHNHQIAALAVALKQAMSPGFKAYAKQVRANAVALGNYLMSKGYKLVTDGTENHLVLWDLRPLGLTGNKVEKLCDLCNITVNKNAVFGDSSALAPGGVRIGTPAMTSRGLVEEDFKQIAEFLHQAVTLCLCIQKEHGKLLKDFNKGLVNNKDIEELKAAVEKFAASFDMPGFQMPST from the exons ATGGAGTCCGTGAGCGAGTGGGGTCTCTCGCCGCTCTCCGTCGTGGATCCGGAGATCCGCGATCTCATCGAGCACGAGAAGCGGCGGCAGTCGCATGGCATCGAGCTCATTGCCTCCGAGAATTTCACCTCATTCGCCGTCATCGAGGCTCTCGGAAGCGCCCTCACCAACAAGTACTCCGAGGGCATGCCCGGCAACCGCTACTACGGCGGCAACGAGCACATCGACGCCATCGAGAACCTCTGCCGCTCCCGTGCCCTCTCCGCCTACCGCCTCGACCCCGCCAAGTGGGGCGTCAACGTCCAGCCGTACTCCGGCAGCCCGGCTAACTTCGCCGCCTACACCGCCCTCCTCAACCCTCACGACCGCATCATGGGCCTCGATCTCCCTTCCGGTGGCCACCTCACTCACGGCTACTACACCTCCGGTGGCAAGAAGATCTCCGCCACCTCCATCTACTTCGAGAGCTTGCCCTACAAGGTCAGCCCTGTGACCGGTTACATCGACTATGAGAAGCTCGAGGAGAAGGCCCTCGACTTTCGCCCCAAGCTCATCATCTGCGGTGGCAGCGCCTACCCCAGGGACTGGGACTACGCGAGGTTCAGATCCATCGCAGAAAAGTGCGGGGCCTTGTTGCTCTGCGACATGGCTCACATCAGCGGCCTTGTGGCCGCTCAG GAGGCTGCAAACCCCTTTGAGTTCTGTGATGTGGTCACGACAACTACGCACAAGAGTCTCAGAGGACCTAGGTCTGGCATTATCTTCTACAGGAAAGGCCCTAAGCCTCCAAAGAAGGGACAGCCGGAAAATGCTGTTTATGATTTTGAAGACAAAATCAATTTTGCAGTGTTCCCAGCTCTCCAAGGTGGCCCTCACAATCACCAGATTGCTGCTCTGGCTGTGGCATTGAAGCAGGCCATGTCACCTGGATTCAAGGCATATGCCAAGCAGGTGAGAGCCAATGCTGTTGCTCTTGGGAATTATCTGATGAGCAAGGGCTACAAGCTTGTGACCGATGGAACTGAGAACCACCTTGTCCTCTGGGATCTTCGACCTCTTGGATTGACTG GAAACAAGGTCGAGAAACTTTGTGATCTTTGCAATATTACTGTTAACAAGAATGCTGTTTTTGGTGACAGTAGTGCATTGGCTCCTGGTGGTGTCCGAATTG GCACTCCTGCTATGACATCACGAGGCTTGGTCGAGGAGGACTTCAAGCAGATAGCAGAGTTCCTTCATCAGGCAGTGACCCTTTGCCTGTGCATTCAGAAAGAACATGGGAAGCTTCTGAAGGACTTCAACAAGGGCTTGGTGAACAACAAAGACATTGAGGAGCTGAAGGCAGCAGTTGAAAAGTTTGCTGCATCATTTGACATGCCTGGCTTTCAAATGCCCTCAACATAA